From a single bacterium genomic region:
- a CDS encoding HAMP domain-containing histidine kinase — protein VERQAAEIAEIKSQRLHAEFVRGVAHELRKPTEEVRHRVEELSASLAPEFSAGLRRIRAASREMSRRLDLLLFHSGLRLDLQRIDLVCVVDDAIEATRVGCPDRNYEVDHELVRLPMLGDPSRLLSVIENLLDNAVKATDAGQTILVRTSLEAGGEQRGSQVRLEVVDAGRGIPPDQLEEIFHPGVGLEPSGFGLGLSLCREIVRKHAGTIDVVSKPGRTIFCIQLPQFHSREGHDSSRVHSSG, from the coding sequence GTCGAGCGCCAAGCCGCGGAGATCGCCGAGATCAAATCCCAGCGGCTCCATGCCGAATTCGTACGTGGCGTCGCCCACGAGCTCCGCAAGCCCACGGAAGAGGTGCGCCACCGCGTGGAGGAACTCAGCGCATCCCTGGCACCTGAATTCTCCGCGGGCCTGCGCCGCATCCGTGCCGCAAGCCGCGAGATGTCCCGGCGACTCGATCTGCTGCTCTTCCACTCGGGTCTCCGCCTCGATCTCCAGCGGATCGATCTGGTGTGCGTGGTCGACGATGCGATCGAGGCGACGCGGGTTGGCTGCCCCGACCGCAACTACGAGGTTGATCACGAGCTGGTCCGGCTTCCCATGCTCGGCGATCCAAGTCGCTTGCTCTCCGTGATCGAAAACTTGCTCGACAACGCGGTCAAGGCAACCGACGCGGGGCAGACCATCCTCGTTCGCACATCCCTGGAAGCGGGCGGCGAACAGCGGGGCAGCCAGGTTCGGTTGGAAGTCGTAGACGCGGGACGAGGCATCCCGCCCGATCAGCTGGAGGAGATCTTCCATCCGGGCGTGGGTCTCGAGCCCAGTGGATTCGGCCTCGGCCTCTCGCTGTGCCGTGAGATCGTGCGGAAGCACGCCGGCACGATCGATGTGGTTTCGAAGCCAGGTAGAACCATCTTCTGCATTCAGTTGCCGCAGTTTCACTCGAGGGAAGGCCATGACAGCAGCCGCGTCCATTCTTCTGGTTGA